The Myxocyprinus asiaticus isolate MX2 ecotype Aquarium Trade chromosome 31, UBuf_Myxa_2, whole genome shotgun sequence genome has a segment encoding these proteins:
- the zgc:153372 gene encoding arsenite methyltransferase isoform X2 has product MSSAVHENVKNYYGSRLETSDDLQTNAACVMPSRPLPKSACEALKQVHPDVCKRYFGCGLVVPEKLEGCNVLDLGSGSGRDCYVLSKLVGERGHVIGLDMTDEMIVASQKYVQYHQEKFGYSKPNTVFVKGYMEQLSDAGIQDNSLDVVVSNCVICLCPDKRTVISEAYRVLKEGGELYYSDMYANKVVPDSFKEDPVLWGEGMAGALYWQDLISLMKDKGFSTPHLVAGSHIVVHNPELQRKTGDVKYASGTYRIFKLPQHFIKTKAMVTYKGTVPDCADCFEFDASHSFKTNVPVEVDADMAAILQNTRFSADFSVTILDAPDPNQSSSPQFCHLSPFLLADRLGSSVKQCSKTGH; this is encoded by the exons ATGTCTTCAGCGGTACATGAGAACGTTAAA AATTATTATGGCTCTCGTCTGGAAACGTCAGATGACCTGCAGACCAATGCTGCATGTGTCATGCCCTCTAGACCGCTACCTAAGAGCGCATGTGAAGCCCTAAAACAAGTCCACCCAGATGTTTGTAAAAG GTATTTTGGTTGTGGTCTGGTGGTACCGGAGAAGTTGGAAGGATGTAATGTTCTTGATCTGGGCAGTGGATCAGGCAGAGACTGCTATGTCCTCAGCAAACTGGTGGGGGAGAGGGGTCATGTCATTGGATTGGATATGACAGACGAGATG ATAGTTGCCTCACAAAAATATGTCCAGTACCATCAGGAGAAGTTTGGATACTCAAAACCAAACACCGTGTTTGTGAAAGGATACATGGAGCAGCTCAGTGATGCAGGAATACAGGACAACTCATTGGATGTAGTTGT gTCAAATTGTGTAATATGTCTGTGCCCAGATAAGAGAACTGTGATAAGCGAAGCTTACAGAGTTCTAAAG GAGGGTGGGGAGTTGTACTATAGTGACATGTATGCAAACAAAGTAGTTCCAGACTCTTTCAAGGAAGATCCAGTTCTGTGGG GTGAGGGAATGGCTGGCGCCCTCTACTGGCAAGACCTCATCTCTCTGATGAAGGACAAAGGCTTCAGCACTCCCCATCTGGTTGCAGGCAGTCACATTGTGGTTCACAACCCAGAACTTCAAAGAAAGACAG GTGATGTTAAATATGCCTCTGGAACCTATCGAATTTTTAAACTGCCTCAACACTTCATCAAGACCAAAGCAATGGTCACATATAAAGGCACAGTGCCTGACTGCGCTGACTGTTTTGAGTTTGATGCCTCTCATTCCTTCAAG ACAAATGTTCCAGTGGAGGTGGATGCAGACATGGCCGCCATTCTTCAGAACACCCGTTTCTCTGCTGATTTCAGTGTCACAATATTAGATGCTCCAGACCCAAATCAGAGCAGCTCTCCGCAG TTCTGCCACCTTAGCCCGTTCCTTCTTGCGGATAGACTGGGCTCCTCTGTGAAACAGTGCTCGAAAACAGGACACTGA
- the zgc:153372 gene encoding arsenite methyltransferase isoform X1: MKYVTKFLRTLAVQQGKPHASNMSSAVHENVKNYYGSRLETSDDLQTNAACVMPSRPLPKSACEALKQVHPDVCKRYFGCGLVVPEKLEGCNVLDLGSGSGRDCYVLSKLVGERGHVIGLDMTDEMIVASQKYVQYHQEKFGYSKPNTVFVKGYMEQLSDAGIQDNSLDVVVSNCVICLCPDKRTVISEAYRVLKEGGELYYSDMYANKVVPDSFKEDPVLWGEGMAGALYWQDLISLMKDKGFSTPHLVAGSHIVVHNPELQRKTGDVKYASGTYRIFKLPQHFIKTKAMVTYKGTVPDCADCFEFDASHSFKTNVPVEVDADMAAILQNTRFSADFSVTILDAPDPNQSSSPQFCHLSPFLLADRLGSSVKQCSKTGH, encoded by the exons ATGAAGTACGTGACCAAGTTTCTTCGGACTTTGGCTGTTCAACAGGGTAAACCACACGCGTCAAACATGTCTTCAGCGGTACATGAGAACGTTAAA AATTATTATGGCTCTCGTCTGGAAACGTCAGATGACCTGCAGACCAATGCTGCATGTGTCATGCCCTCTAGACCGCTACCTAAGAGCGCATGTGAAGCCCTAAAACAAGTCCACCCAGATGTTTGTAAAAG GTATTTTGGTTGTGGTCTGGTGGTACCGGAGAAGTTGGAAGGATGTAATGTTCTTGATCTGGGCAGTGGATCAGGCAGAGACTGCTATGTCCTCAGCAAACTGGTGGGGGAGAGGGGTCATGTCATTGGATTGGATATGACAGACGAGATG ATAGTTGCCTCACAAAAATATGTCCAGTACCATCAGGAGAAGTTTGGATACTCAAAACCAAACACCGTGTTTGTGAAAGGATACATGGAGCAGCTCAGTGATGCAGGAATACAGGACAACTCATTGGATGTAGTTGT gTCAAATTGTGTAATATGTCTGTGCCCAGATAAGAGAACTGTGATAAGCGAAGCTTACAGAGTTCTAAAG GAGGGTGGGGAGTTGTACTATAGTGACATGTATGCAAACAAAGTAGTTCCAGACTCTTTCAAGGAAGATCCAGTTCTGTGGG GTGAGGGAATGGCTGGCGCCCTCTACTGGCAAGACCTCATCTCTCTGATGAAGGACAAAGGCTTCAGCACTCCCCATCTGGTTGCAGGCAGTCACATTGTGGTTCACAACCCAGAACTTCAAAGAAAGACAG GTGATGTTAAATATGCCTCTGGAACCTATCGAATTTTTAAACTGCCTCAACACTTCATCAAGACCAAAGCAATGGTCACATATAAAGGCACAGTGCCTGACTGCGCTGACTGTTTTGAGTTTGATGCCTCTCATTCCTTCAAG ACAAATGTTCCAGTGGAGGTGGATGCAGACATGGCCGCCATTCTTCAGAACACCCGTTTCTCTGCTGATTTCAGTGTCACAATATTAGATGCTCCAGACCCAAATCAGAGCAGCTCTCCGCAG TTCTGCCACCTTAGCCCGTTCCTTCTTGCGGATAGACTGGGCTCCTCTGTGAAACAGTGCTCGAAAACAGGACACTGA